CCCTGGGGCAACCCCGATCGCCCGAACCACTTGACGATCCCTTGGGGGGACAACTGCGGGCGATCGCCCAGGTTCACAACACTTACATTGTGGCGGAGCATCCCGGCGGTCTATGGCTGGTGGAGCAGCACATTGCCCATGAGCGGGTTTTGTTTGAATATTTGCGCGATCGTTGGCAAATTTCCGCCCTGAAGCAACCGATCGTCCTGAATGAGCTGGGCGAGGCGGAACGGGAGGGGCTGGCGGGCTTGGGGATTGAAATTGAACCCTTTGGCGATCGCTGCTGGATTGTGCGCAGTGCTCCGGATCCCTTACTCGATCGCCCTGACTTGGCCGCCGCCTTGGGGGAGCTGGCCCACAGCAACAACCTGGAAGCGGCCCAAGTGGCCGTCGCCTGCCGCACCGCCATTCGCAACGGCACGCCCCTGACGCTTGTGGAAATGCAAGATTTGCTCGATCGATGGCAACGCACCCACAATCCTCGTACCTGTCCCCATGGGCGACCGATTTATTTACCCCTCGATGAATCGAGTTTGGCGCGTTTTTTTCGTCGCCATTGGGTCATTGGCAAAAGTCACGGCATTTAGCCCTTAATTACTCCCATTATTTCGGTAGTAATCCTGCAAGTCAGTTCGCAAATCATTCCCTCAGTTACCCCTCAAAAAGCGATTCAGCACAATTTTTCAGCTCAAGGAGTTTCAAGATCAACGTTAGAATAGAAAAATCTTCCGGAAGCGCCCATTTTAGCAACCCTTAATGATTTTCATTAGTTCCCTAAAACATATCTCTCAATTAAAAATCATTCGACTATTTGCGGCTCTTTTGTTGACCCTGATTATCCTGCAACCGCTGGTCATTATCTCGGCCGGGGAGCGGGGCGTGGTGCTCCGTTTTGGTCAGGTGCAGCCTCAAATTCTCAATGAAGGCCTACATCCGATCATCCCGATCGCGGAAGCCGTTAAAAAATTAACTGTTCGCGTTCAAAAGCGTGAAATTTCAGCCGAAGCCTCTTCTAAAGATTTGCAAGAAATTGAAACCGATGTGGTCTTGAATTGGCATTTGGTTCCCGATGAAGTTAATTTAGCGTTCCAACAGCTCGGGGATGAACTGGCTGTGGTCGATCGAGCCATTGATCCCGCCGTTGAGGAAGTTTTAAAAGCCGTCATGGCCAAGTACACGGCGGAAGAAATTATCACCCGCCGGGAAGAAGTTAAGGGAGCCGTAGACCAACTGCT
This portion of the Limnothrix sp. FACHB-406 genome encodes:
- a CDS encoding prohibitin family protein, whose protein sequence is MIFISSLKHISQLKIIRLFAALLLTLIILQPLVIISAGERGVVLRFGQVQPQILNEGLHPIIPIAEAVKKLTVRVQKREISAEASSKDLQEIETDVVLNWHLVPDEVNLAFQQLGDELAVVDRAIDPAVEEVLKAVMAKYTAEEIITRREEVKGAVDQLLSNRLRGYHIFVDDISLVHVNFSDRFSEAVEAKQIAEQEAKRAEFLTLKAAREAEARVNWARGEAEAQRLLKEHLTPELIQRQAIERWNGQLPTIIGSEGLKLFNLESPPKAVNSTPNR